A stretch of the Sphingobacterium thalpophilum genome encodes the following:
- a CDS encoding RagB/SusD family nutrient uptake outer membrane protein: MNLLKMKKYVLFIATCLALAITSCNKYLDKLPDDQIREDEVFTRYEKVNQLVTDVYAKAKGVNQPISWFYHFSSAAITDEAEGSTVEGNITNRYNTGDWNINELPGDNGQFWNSMYDGIRRTNVILEGIKKYNTPDDILEPGSLPMRIGEVYFLRAYFHLMAVRIYGEVPYIDHVITATENMNFERESVHRVIEKIVADATLAYNAVPEKWEGQNFGRIDKGACLGLIAEARWIGATPLWNGAAAKGYNGSRKFEAEYATADPQRWVKAKEAAKAVLDFTVSGGKRYSLYQKYSASDFGDSGGQNTSNSTVYTRLWQMFYDMEAFKSEYVLFFTRYKGEGWFGDVYPPSRGGGARQMPVQEQVDEYEYISPDGYGYPIYSVKAKQDGYDDANPYVSVKRDPRFYRDIIFHGAAFRGGNNNPSQTNVASGADQIGANNATRTGYYLRKFLQEAWNKNGSVIISAPPVWRLPDFIYIYAEAVNELDGPTQEIYDLINQVRSRSFMVPMPKSTLGDKNLMREYIYRERRVEFFYENKRAFDSRLYLEPSSSTEKAKYERFTASGSSNSERSINYWKTYNSSYPKLQNMINGMRPVEDANGKIQIGDKRYRMERFFVESRVFEAPKHYLFPILNSELQKSPSLGQNPGW, translated from the coding sequence ATGAATCTTTTAAAAATGAAAAAATATGTTTTATTTATAGCCACTTGTCTTGCATTGGCAATCACTAGTTGTAACAAGTATTTAGACAAGCTACCGGATGATCAGATTCGTGAAGATGAGGTTTTTACGCGGTATGAGAAAGTCAATCAGCTTGTAACGGATGTATATGCGAAAGCGAAGGGAGTCAATCAGCCGATTTCTTGGTTTTATCATTTTTCAAGTGCAGCTATAACAGATGAAGCGGAAGGATCAACCGTTGAAGGCAACATTACTAACCGTTATAATACCGGTGATTGGAATATCAATGAATTACCTGGTGATAATGGCCAGTTCTGGAACAGTATGTATGATGGAATCCGTCGAACAAATGTTATCCTGGAAGGAATAAAAAAATATAATACACCCGACGATATTTTGGAGCCAGGGTCGCTACCTATGCGCATAGGGGAAGTGTATTTCTTAAGGGCTTATTTCCATCTAATGGCTGTACGAATTTATGGTGAGGTACCCTATATCGATCATGTCATAACAGCAACTGAGAACATGAATTTTGAACGGGAATCTGTACATAGGGTTATAGAAAAAATTGTGGCTGATGCGACTTTAGCCTACAACGCTGTACCAGAAAAATGGGAGGGACAGAATTTTGGACGTATTGATAAAGGTGCCTGTCTTGGATTGATAGCTGAAGCACGTTGGATCGGAGCAACTCCTCTTTGGAATGGTGCCGCTGCTAAGGGTTATAACGGGAGCCGCAAGTTCGAAGCCGAATATGCAACTGCCGATCCTCAGCGTTGGGTCAAAGCTAAGGAAGCTGCGAAAGCGGTTTTAGATTTTACTGTTTCCGGCGGAAAGCGTTATAGTCTTTATCAGAAATATTCAGCTTCAGATTTTGGAGACAGCGGCGGTCAGAATACAAGTAACTCTACGGTATATACTCGGCTTTGGCAAATGTTTTACGATATGGAAGCCTTTAAAAGCGAGTATGTACTCTTTTTTACGCGTTATAAAGGTGAAGGTTGGTTTGGCGATGTCTATCCTCCTAGCCGAGGAGGCGGAGCACGCCAAATGCCAGTCCAAGAGCAAGTGGATGAATATGAATATATATCTCCTGATGGTTATGGCTATCCAATCTATAGTGTCAAAGCTAAACAAGATGGTTATGACGATGCAAATCCATACGTTTCTGTAAAAAGAGATCCGCGATTTTATCGTGATATTATATTTCATGGGGCGGCATTCCGGGGTGGAAATAATAATCCTTCGCAAACGAATGTGGCCAGTGGAGCTGACCAAATCGGCGCAAATAATGCAACCCGTACCGGTTATTACTTAAGAAAGTTTCTACAGGAGGCTTGGAATAAGAATGGTAGCGTTATTATTAGTGCTCCACCCGTTTGGCGTTTGCCTGACTTTATTTACATCTATGCCGAAGCGGTAAATGAGCTCGATGGACCGACCCAAGAGATTTATGATCTAATCAATCAGGTGAGATCAAGATCCTTCATGGTCCCGATGCCAAAGAGTACGCTTGGTGACAAAAATTTAATGCGGGAGTATATCTACAGGGAAAGAAGAGTGGAATTTTTCTACGAAAATAAGCGAGCTTTTGATAGTAGACTGTACCTTGAACCCAGCAGTTCGACGGAAAAAGCGAAGTATGAGCGTTTCACCGCTTCTGGTAGTTCAAACAGCGAAAGGAGTATAAATTATTGGAAAACATACAATAGTTCTTATCCTAAACTGCAGAATATGATCAATGGAATGCGACCTGTTGAGGATGCAAACGGTAAGATACAGATAGGTGACAAAAGGTATCGGATGGAGCGTTTCTTTGTCGAAAGTCGGGTATTTGAAGCCCCTAAACATTATTTATTTCCTATTTTGAATTCAGAACTTCAGAAATCTCCTTCGTTGGGACAAAATCCCGGCTGGTAA
- a CDS encoding SusC/RagA family TonB-linked outer membrane protein: MKRKVIPLFLTLSVCSPYLQAELRSPSDPIYAKQEKIVIEGTVTNNSTGKVLQGVSVVVKGLGKSTKTDAAGKYRIEVPYKDAVLTFSYIGFQPQQIELAGRTTITVSLVEDVRALEDVVVVGYTTQKKKNVVGAVATITTKDLVQSPAANINNMLAGRLPGLVVNQYAGGEPGVDRSELFIRGKSTYGNQSPIIIVDGIERDMSYLAPDEIETVSILKDAAATAPYGIRGANGVIVVTTKRGQSADKATVDFKASYGLNTPAQLPELLGSADYATLYNEALINDAKLSGGNVDNLKLFSPEAIDSFRKAKGDNSDGLGYNWDYFDYIFRTAPQHEYNLSIRGGNEIAKYFVMGGYMGQDNNYDHVDLSKYSVAPKFQRYNFRSNIDVNITKNLWVKLNLGARITNRTSPGTSAGRLMTLAMTQPPYLPIVLDPNNQPSTQQYLLNNPSGLLFGNQIYRFNVLGELTRSGYHTEKNTYLEGSFAVGWNMDFITKGLSVDGVFSYDAKEQQWVRRELGTYSEGYRVYPNYATFQPTNGIDIFMNPGHYEGTYTNGNKYTVDQTVGNNFTQSSPFNRTFLQAKINYNRLFNEKHQVTGMLLFNRSSQSVYDAGNSRASVDIRYQGMTGQFTYNYLEKYLAEFNFGYNGSENFIEGKRYGFFPAGALGWVISKEKFMDGTKDWLSFLKLRASMGLVGNDKMPGDARFGYLAFFQGGDGYSFGEQNFNNGQSGLREGRLANENITWEKSRKTNIGLDMGLINNKMNFSVDVFEDYRYDIITELGSDDIGFPGVVGKGSPLINIGKVRNRGIDIEMTYSDMIGDHLRFFLKPNFTFSRNKLVYRQEVPRQYEYRQATGKRLYENFVYVFDHFVKDQAEADQLNQSNFQPWGIVGPGDVVYKDLNGDGKITDLGDRTVMGNPRSPEIQFGLPMSLQYKGFDFSLLFQGALNSSILLKDAAVWDFPTFDQDKLGSVRPLHMGRWTPETATTATYPALHIGNSENNKNSNSSLFLYDAKYLRLKNIEIGYNLPKDLIKKIGLNQLRVYAQGMNLFTWSGLKDLSIDPEMGNTSGYWYPILKVYNFGINLNF, translated from the coding sequence ATGAAAAGAAAGGTAATTCCATTATTTCTTACTCTTTCGGTTTGTAGTCCTTATTTGCAAGCCGAACTGAGGAGCCCTTCGGATCCCATTTACGCGAAACAGGAGAAAATCGTCATTGAGGGAACCGTCACCAATAATTCAACAGGAAAGGTATTGCAGGGTGTCAGCGTGGTTGTAAAAGGTCTTGGCAAATCCACCAAGACGGACGCGGCCGGCAAGTATCGCATTGAAGTACCTTATAAGGATGCGGTTCTAACGTTTTCCTATATCGGATTTCAGCCACAGCAAATTGAATTAGCGGGCCGAACAACAATAACAGTAAGCCTTGTTGAAGATGTAAGAGCGTTGGAGGATGTTGTCGTGGTGGGGTATACAACGCAAAAAAAGAAAAATGTTGTCGGTGCAGTTGCCACGATTACAACAAAAGATCTAGTGCAAAGTCCTGCTGCTAACATTAATAATATGTTGGCCGGGCGATTGCCGGGGTTGGTTGTCAACCAATATGCAGGTGGGGAGCCGGGAGTGGACCGCTCTGAGCTTTTTATTCGAGGTAAATCTACTTACGGCAATCAATCTCCAATTATTATTGTTGATGGGATCGAGCGGGATATGAGCTATCTGGCTCCAGATGAAATAGAGACCGTTTCTATACTGAAGGATGCGGCGGCGACAGCTCCCTATGGTATTCGTGGTGCAAATGGTGTAATTGTTGTAACGACAAAACGCGGGCAATCAGCGGATAAGGCTACAGTCGATTTTAAGGCGTCATACGGATTGAATACTCCAGCCCAATTACCAGAGCTGCTTGGATCTGCTGATTATGCTACACTTTATAATGAAGCGTTAATTAATGATGCAAAGCTATCTGGTGGGAATGTTGATAACCTGAAGTTATTTAGTCCTGAGGCTATTGATAGTTTCAGAAAGGCCAAGGGAGATAACTCAGATGGTCTCGGGTATAACTGGGATTATTTCGATTACATTTTTAGAACTGCACCTCAGCATGAATATAACCTATCTATACGTGGAGGTAACGAAATTGCTAAGTATTTCGTTATGGGCGGTTATATGGGGCAAGATAATAATTATGATCATGTCGATTTATCGAAATATAGTGTAGCGCCTAAATTTCAACGCTATAATTTTAGATCAAATATTGATGTTAATATTACAAAAAACCTATGGGTAAAATTAAATCTCGGGGCACGGATCACGAACCGTACCTCCCCGGGCACTTCGGCGGGTAGATTAATGACCTTAGCCATGACTCAGCCTCCATATTTACCCATCGTGTTGGATCCCAACAACCAACCATCCACACAGCAATATTTGCTAAACAATCCTTCAGGTTTATTGTTTGGTAACCAAATCTATCGTTTCAACGTTCTGGGCGAATTGACCAGATCTGGTTATCATACAGAGAAAAATACCTATTTAGAGGGCAGTTTTGCTGTTGGTTGGAATATGGATTTTATCACAAAAGGCCTTTCTGTTGACGGAGTGTTTTCCTATGATGCGAAGGAACAGCAGTGGGTGAGACGTGAATTGGGAACATATAGTGAAGGTTACAGGGTGTACCCCAATTATGCGACTTTCCAACCTACCAATGGTATAGATATTTTTATGAATCCGGGACATTATGAGGGTACATATACCAATGGGAATAAATACACCGTTGACCAAACCGTAGGCAACAATTTTACGCAGAGTAGTCCTTTTAATAGAACTTTTTTGCAAGCAAAAATAAACTATAATCGTCTATTCAATGAGAAGCACCAAGTCACTGGAATGTTATTATTCAATCGATCGAGCCAATCTGTGTATGATGCTGGAAATTCGAGAGCCAGTGTAGATATCCGGTATCAAGGCATGACGGGGCAATTCACTTACAATTATCTGGAGAAATATTTGGCTGAGTTCAATTTCGGATACAATGGATCTGAAAATTTTATTGAAGGTAAGCGGTATGGCTTTTTTCCTGCAGGAGCATTGGGATGGGTGATAAGTAAAGAAAAATTCATGGACGGCACCAAAGATTGGCTCAGCTTTCTGAAACTGAGAGCATCCATGGGACTTGTTGGAAATGACAAAATGCCCGGTGATGCGCGGTTCGGATACCTCGCTTTTTTTCAGGGAGGAGATGGCTACAGCTTTGGAGAACAGAACTTTAACAATGGGCAAAGTGGACTCCGGGAAGGGCGTTTAGCGAATGAGAACATCACTTGGGAGAAGTCTAGGAAAACTAACATTGGTCTCGATATGGGATTAATAAATAACAAGATGAATTTCAGTGTTGATGTGTTTGAAGACTATCGTTATGATATCATTACCGAGCTTGGTAGCGACGATATTGGATTCCCGGGGGTGGTTGGCAAAGGATCACCACTCATCAACATCGGGAAGGTACGTAATCGTGGTATCGACATTGAAATGACTTATTCCGACATGATAGGAGACCATTTGAGATTTTTTTTAAAGCCTAATTTTACCTTTTCGCGAAACAAACTGGTCTATAGGCAAGAGGTGCCACGTCAATACGAATATCGACAAGCTACTGGCAAGCGATTATATGAGAACTTTGTGTACGTCTTTGATCATTTTGTGAAGGATCAAGCCGAGGCAGACCAGTTAAATCAAAGTAATTTTCAGCCTTGGGGAATTGTAGGCCCCGGGGACGTGGTTTATAAAGATTTAAATGGAGATGGCAAGATCACTGACCTGGGTGATCGGACTGTCATGGGAAACCCAAGGAGCCCGGAAATTCAGTTTGGACTACCTATGTCTTTACAATATAAGGGATTCGATTTTAGTCTTTTATTTCAAGGAGCGTTAAACTCATCCATTTTATTGAAAGATGCGGCTGTATGGGATTTCCCGACTTTTGATCAAGATAAGCTGGGTTCAGTGAGACCACTGCACATGGGACGATGGACTCCGGAAACTGCGACGACAGCGACCTATCCAGCTTTGCATATCGGTAATTCGGAGAATAACAAAAACAGTAATAGTAGCTTATTCTTATACGACGCAAAATATTTGCGGCTTAAAAATATTGAAATTGGTTATAATCTTCCAAAAGACTTGATTAAGAAAATAGGTCTGAATCAATTGCGTGTTTATGCGCAAGGAATGAATCTATTTACATGGTCTGGGCTTAAAGATTTGAGCATTGATCCCGAAATGGGAAATACCAGTGGGTACTGGTATCCGATCTTAAAAGTGTATAATTTTGGGATAAACCTTAATTTTTAA
- a CDS encoding response regulator transcription factor, which produces MYDHILLIEDDIDLATMLGDYLSNSGFEVTHVISAEDGMSQYEVNKFGILIVDIQLPNWDGFQFVEYISQINRNQYFLFLTARLSKIDRLRGLRLGGNDYITKPFDVEELVLKLRNYVVKHDVYSHKSLNVGDIKLDYNLLAIEFQDKSRQLVSPREFELWSFLLNKPNILLKREEILMALWGENDYFLGRSLDVFICKIRKMLKRSRYVAIKTVYKVGFILEVNSDNCH; this is translated from the coding sequence ATGTATGACCATATATTATTGATTGAGGACGATATTGATTTGGCAACCATGCTAGGGGATTATCTGTCAAATAGTGGATTTGAAGTTACTCATGTTATATCAGCCGAAGATGGTATGAGTCAATATGAGGTAAATAAGTTTGGCATTTTAATAGTCGATATACAATTGCCCAATTGGGACGGATTCCAATTTGTAGAATACATTTCTCAGATAAATAGAAACCAATATTTCCTGTTCCTGACGGCACGTTTGTCAAAGATTGACCGTTTGAGGGGGCTACGTTTAGGTGGAAACGATTATATTACAAAACCTTTTGATGTAGAGGAACTCGTTCTTAAATTGCGTAATTACGTCGTCAAGCATGATGTTTACTCGCATAAATCTTTAAATGTGGGTGATATAAAACTAGATTATAATTTATTGGCTATCGAGTTTCAAGACAAATCTCGGCAGCTAGTCTCGCCTCGGGAATTTGAACTGTGGAGTTTTCTTTTGAACAAACCCAATATACTTCTTAAGAGAGAAGAGATTCTCATGGCGCTTTGGGGCGAAAATGATTATTTTCTTGGGCGTAGTCTCGATGTCTTTATCTGTAAGATCAGGAAGATGCTGAAAAGATCGCGGTACGTCGCCATCAAGACAGTTTACAAAGTAGGGTTTATCTTAGAAGTCAATTCGGATAATTGTCATTAA
- a CDS encoding sensor histidine kinase, with protein MNDKIYPGGQKLIDTALIPHMNRLKYRYEENTIAFYALRDSLSEQLCAKLRSESTMDSLFQVIQSEVGLGEGFGYSLVLKEVSITFDARTFIPIIDFAEDQFLLIGGDPQFIEAENLVSSIAVAANSKMSNRVAFALYVGNTHTVLSVLKAIFPLLLLSGCCITGIIGLYWGTYRNWMKQKRMAEMASDFINNVTHEFNTPLTTIRIALSNIAAKVSKEEKLKISATLDTMGRQIKRLDRLVNKAIDLSIFNQEQIIFEECSLVELLGQLKQDLAVLIHENTNIHITTATVGQDVKVLVNPFLFVTMINNLVDNGLKYNNARYKEIDIHLGYAANNGLVLAVQDNGIGISDSQLPHIFTKGYRGKRYARSTGLGLGLFFVMEVVRIHRWHIEVKSDEQRGTTFFIFMPIIN; from the coding sequence TTGAATGATAAAATATATCCTGGAGGGCAAAAGCTTATTGATACGGCCTTGATCCCGCACATGAATCGTCTTAAATATAGGTATGAGGAAAATACGATTGCTTTTTATGCTTTAAGAGATAGTCTTTCGGAACAGTTGTGTGCTAAGCTCCGGAGTGAATCAACCATGGATAGCCTTTTTCAGGTGATTCAATCAGAGGTTGGCCTAGGCGAAGGTTTTGGTTATTCATTAGTGTTAAAAGAGGTTTCAATAACCTTCGATGCGAGAACATTCATTCCAATTATTGATTTTGCAGAAGATCAATTTCTTCTTATTGGAGGTGATCCTCAGTTTATAGAAGCAGAGAATTTGGTCTCATCTATCGCTGTAGCGGCGAATAGTAAAATGTCCAATCGTGTGGCCTTCGCTTTATACGTGGGAAATACCCACACCGTCCTGTCGGTTCTCAAGGCTATTTTTCCATTGCTACTCCTCTCCGGATGTTGCATTACTGGAATTATTGGGCTTTACTGGGGCACTTATCGTAATTGGATGAAACAGAAACGGATGGCGGAAATGGCTTCTGATTTTATTAATAATGTTACCCATGAATTTAATACCCCTTTAACTACGATACGTATTGCATTATCAAATATAGCGGCAAAGGTATCCAAGGAAGAGAAATTAAAAATTTCGGCAACACTCGACACTATGGGGCGCCAAATAAAGCGCCTGGATAGATTGGTTAACAAGGCCATAGATTTGAGTATTTTTAATCAGGAACAAATCATTTTTGAGGAATGCTCTCTTGTGGAACTTTTGGGTCAACTCAAGCAGGATCTCGCCGTCCTAATTCATGAAAACACCAATATTCACATAACAACAGCGACGGTAGGCCAAGATGTTAAGGTTCTCGTAAACCCATTTCTGTTTGTAACCATGATCAATAATTTGGTTGATAATGGGCTCAAATATAATAACGCGAGGTATAAGGAAATTGACATTCATCTTGGATATGCTGCGAACAATGGATTAGTCCTTGCAGTCCAGGACAATGGAATAGGAATATCCGATAGCCAATTGCCACATATTTTTACTAAAGGGTACCGGGGCAAACGGTATGCGCGCTCGACCGGCTTAGGATTGGGCCTGTTTTTCGTTATGGAAGTCGTCCGAATCCACCGATGGCATATTGAAGTTAAATCAGATGAACAACGTGGAACCACCTTTTTTATATTTATGCCAATAATCAATTAA
- a CDS encoding GH92 family glycosyl hydrolase, which produces MNIKSLVCLGLLSFPCLLRAQETKLIQYVKPLIGTARMGHTFPGATVPFGAVQLSPDTDTLSYAVNGRYNGDVYKYCAGYQYDDPTIVGFSHTHFSGTGHSDLGDILVMPTQGKVQLNPGTASRPEEGYRSPYSHANERAEPNYYSVLLDKHRIKAEMTTTTRVGIHRYTFSQSDASHLILDLTAGIYNYEGKNVWTVVKVLNDSTLVGYRQTNGWSRTRTVYFAIKTSKPFKNYGAKYEDGKTVYNGFWRKFDQQNNFPDLAAHNIKLHLDFDTKEQEAVLMKVALSPVSMKNALSNMQIEVPDWNFEAYVRQGQLAWEKELRKIEADMLNKEDLVNFYTAMYHASLMPTIYMDQNGEYKGLDQEVHRADGFTNYTSFSLWDTFRAFHPLLNLINPSRNADMVASMMAHYEQSVLKMLPIWSHYANDNWCMSGYHSVSVIADAILKGVYKGDPEAALQACVQTANARRYEGIGPYMDKGYVPDDVSGTSVSNTLEYAYDDWCIAQLAKKLGKDNIYQTFSKRAASWKSLYDKSIGFMRPKDSTGKFRPAFDVLDTHGQGFIEGNSWNYSLYVPHQPVELMELMGGKKKLEIYLDSLFTMELPDKYFEHTEDITRDGIIGNYVHGNEPSHHVAYLYNITGSPWKAQARLRQIIRNQYHNGHAGLGGNDDCGQMSAWYLFTALGFYPVAPGEDSYWIGSPLVKSAKINFESGKSLVVTAHNQSEKNVYVKSVSLNGRRLTDWKLSFQEIINGGTLLFEMGPKPNT; this is translated from the coding sequence ATGAATATAAAAAGTTTAGTCTGTTTGGGGCTACTGTCTTTCCCCTGTTTATTGAGAGCACAGGAGACCAAACTTATTCAATATGTGAAGCCCCTGATCGGAACTGCCCGTATGGGCCACACCTTTCCGGGGGCCACGGTTCCCTTTGGCGCGGTGCAATTAAGCCCAGATACAGATACCCTATCTTATGCCGTGAACGGACGGTATAATGGCGATGTCTATAAATACTGTGCCGGCTATCAGTATGATGACCCGACGATCGTAGGATTTAGTCATACCCATTTCAGTGGTACAGGGCATTCGGATCTGGGGGATATATTGGTTATGCCTACTCAGGGCAAAGTGCAGCTTAACCCCGGCACCGCCAGCCGTCCGGAGGAGGGCTATCGGTCGCCTTATTCCCATGCCAATGAACGTGCCGAACCCAACTACTACAGTGTGCTGCTCGACAAGCACCGGATTAAAGCGGAAATGACCACCACTACCCGAGTAGGTATACATCGTTATACCTTCTCACAGTCTGATGCTTCTCATCTTATTCTCGACTTGACAGCGGGAATCTATAATTATGAAGGAAAAAATGTGTGGACAGTAGTGAAGGTATTGAATGATTCGACACTTGTGGGATACCGGCAGACAAATGGCTGGTCAAGGACCCGCACAGTATATTTTGCTATAAAGACGTCAAAGCCTTTCAAGAATTACGGAGCGAAATACGAAGATGGGAAAACAGTGTATAATGGTTTCTGGCGTAAGTTTGATCAGCAAAACAACTTCCCTGATTTGGCTGCGCATAACATCAAACTGCATCTGGACTTCGATACGAAGGAGCAGGAGGCGGTCCTGATGAAGGTCGCACTCAGCCCGGTAAGTATGAAAAATGCACTGAGCAATATGCAGATAGAAGTTCCGGATTGGAATTTCGAAGCATATGTCAGGCAAGGACAGCTTGCCTGGGAAAAGGAACTGCGAAAGATTGAGGCGGATATGCTGAACAAGGAAGATCTGGTCAATTTTTATACGGCCATGTATCATGCCAGTTTAATGCCAACCATATATATGGACCAAAATGGAGAGTATAAAGGTTTGGATCAGGAAGTACACCGTGCAGACGGTTTTACAAACTATACTTCCTTTTCACTGTGGGATACGTTCAGGGCTTTCCATCCGCTCTTGAATCTGATCAATCCGTCACGCAATGCAGACATGGTGGCCTCCATGATGGCACATTATGAGCAGAGTGTGTTAAAGATGTTGCCAATCTGGTCACATTATGCCAATGACAACTGGTGTATGAGTGGTTATCATTCGGTTTCGGTCATTGCGGACGCTATTCTAAAAGGCGTTTATAAAGGAGATCCAGAAGCAGCTTTACAGGCCTGCGTGCAGACAGCGAATGCGAGAAGGTATGAAGGCATCGGACCTTATATGGATAAGGGATATGTACCTGATGACGTCTCTGGCACCTCGGTGTCCAATACCTTGGAGTATGCCTATGATGATTGGTGTATTGCACAGCTGGCTAAAAAACTGGGCAAGGATAATATTTACCAAACGTTTTCGAAACGGGCCGCAAGCTGGAAGTCGCTTTACGATAAATCGATCGGTTTTATGCGTCCAAAAGATTCTACAGGTAAATTTAGGCCTGCCTTCGATGTCCTGGATACGCACGGACAAGGATTTATTGAAGGCAACTCCTGGAATTACAGCCTATATGTACCTCATCAGCCGGTTGAGCTGATGGAGCTGATGGGCGGAAAGAAGAAACTGGAGATTTATCTGGACTCTTTATTTACGATGGAGCTGCCGGATAAATATTTTGAGCATACCGAAGACATTACCAGGGACGGAATTATTGGAAACTATGTGCACGGAAATGAGCCATCGCATCATGTCGCTTATCTATACAATATCACGGGCAGCCCCTGGAAAGCGCAGGCCCGTTTACGTCAGATCATCCGTAATCAATACCACAATGGGCATGCTGGTCTGGGAGGTAATGATGACTGCGGGCAGATGTCGGCCTGGTATCTTTTCACAGCACTTGGATTTTATCCTGTTGCGCCCGGAGAAGACAGCTACTGGATTGGCAGCCCATTGGTCAAATCGGCAAAAATTAACTTTGAAAGCGGTAAGAGCCTCGTGGTGACCGCGCATAACCAGTCTGAAAAGAATGTGTATGTGAAATCAGTTTCCTTGAACGGCCGGCGACTGACTGACTGGAAGCTTTCCTTCCAGGAGATCATTAATGGTGGCACGCTGCTCTTTGAAATGGGGCCGAAACCGAATACGTAA
- a CDS encoding basic secretory protein-like protein has product MMNVKFLNTAFAALGLLFSFSLSAQDNWQHTENDRKVAVEVDSITKGGYTLIWINKDKDFNPALKVRLQDAYFTNYPKLAKKYNPKTIKKVSFVIDPDYKGVAATAGGIVRYSPAWFAKNPGDIDVVTHEVMHIVQAYPEGAGPWWITEGIADFVRFEDGLDNAGANWKLPEFTEKQKYTDSYRTTARFFYWINKHIKKDFVKKLDAAMRNKTYNEDFWKMQTGKTIDELWAAYSQNPTI; this is encoded by the coding sequence ATGATGAACGTTAAATTTTTGAACACGGCTTTTGCTGCCCTGGGTCTTCTGTTTTCCTTTTCGCTTTCTGCGCAGGATAACTGGCAGCATACCGAAAACGACCGGAAGGTTGCGGTCGAAGTTGACAGTATCACCAAAGGCGGTTATACCTTGATCTGGATAAATAAAGACAAGGATTTTAATCCGGCGCTGAAGGTGAGATTGCAGGATGCGTATTTCACGAATTACCCTAAGCTGGCCAAAAAGTATAACCCGAAGACGATAAAAAAAGTGTCATTTGTCATTGATCCTGATTACAAAGGTGTAGCGGCAACAGCGGGTGGAATCGTTAGGTATAGCCCTGCCTGGTTTGCCAAAAATCCGGGCGATATCGATGTGGTGACGCATGAAGTCATGCATATTGTGCAAGCTTATCCGGAAGGTGCCGGCCCTTGGTGGATAACTGAGGGAATTGCCGATTTTGTGCGTTTTGAGGATGGTCTGGATAATGCCGGAGCAAACTGGAAACTGCCCGAATTTACGGAAAAACAGAAGTACACCGATTCGTACCGTACTACAGCACGATTTTTTTATTGGATCAACAAGCATATAAAGAAGGATTTTGTTAAAAAATTGGACGCGGCCATGCGCAATAAAACCTATAACGAGGATTTTTGGAAAATGCAGACGGGAAAGACTATTGATGAGTTGTGGGCAGCTTATAGCCAAAATCCGACGATCTAA